The proteins below come from a single Cannabis sativa cultivar Pink pepper isolate KNU-18-1 chromosome 3, ASM2916894v1, whole genome shotgun sequence genomic window:
- the LOC133035721 gene encoding cytochrome f-like, with translation MQTGNTFSWIKEEIIRFISVSLLIYIITRAPISNAYPIFAQQGYENPREATGRIVCANCHLANKPINIEVPQAVLPDTVFEAVFRIPYDLQLKQVLANGKKGGLNVGVVLILPEGFELAPPDRISPEIKEKMGNLSFQSYRPTKKNILVIGPVPGQKYSEITFPILSPDPTTKKDVHFLKYPIYVGRNRGRSQIYPDGSKSNNNVYNATAAGIVSKIIRKEKGGYEITIVEASDGRQVVDIIPPGSELLVSEGESIKLDQPLTSNPNVGGFGQGVAEIVLQDPVRVQGLLLFLASVILVQIFLVLKKKQFEKVQLFEMNF, from the coding sequence ATGCAAACTGGAAATACCTTTTCTTGGATAAAGGAAGAGATTATTCGATTCATTTCCGTATcactattaatatatataataaccagGGCACCCATTTCAAATGCATATCCCATTTTTGCCCAACAGGGTTATGAAAATCCACGAGAAGCGACAGGCCGTATTGTATGTGCCAATTGTCATTTAGCTAACAAGCCCATAAATATCGAGGTTCCACAAGCGGTACTGCCTGATACTGTATTTGAAGCAGTTTTTCGAATTCCTTATGATCTGCAACTGAAACAAGTTCTTGCTAATGGTAAAAAAGGAGGCTTGAATGTGGGTGTTGTTCTTATTTTACCTGAGGGGTTTGAATTAGCCCCTCCCGACCGTATTTCTCCCGAGATTAAAGAAAAGATGGGAAATCTATCTTTTCAGAGCTATCGccccactaaaaaaaatattcttgtgATAGGTCCCGTTCCTGGTCAAAAATATAGTGAAATCACCTTTCCTATTCTTTCCCCGGACCCCACTACTAAGAAAGACGTTCATTTCTTAAAATATCCCATATATGTAGGCAGGAACAGAGGAAGGAGTCAGATTTATCCCGACGGGAGCAAGAGTAACAATAATGTTTATAACGCTACAGCGGCGGGTATAGTAAGCAAAATCATACGAAAAGAAAAAGGGGGATACGAAATAACCATAGTGGAGGCATCTGATGGACGTCAAGTGGTTGATATTATTCCTCCAGGCTCCGAACTTCTTGTTTCAGAGGGGGAATCCATCAAACTGGATCAACCATTAACGAGTAATCCTAATGTGGGTGGATTTGGTCAAGGGGTTGCGGAAATAGTACTTCAAGATCCAGTACGTGTACAAGGCCTTTTGCTCTTCTTGGCATCGGTTATTTTGGTACAAATCTTTTTGGTTCTTAAAAAGAAACAGTTTGAAAAGGTTCAATTGTTCGAAATGAATTTCTAG
- the LOC133035722 gene encoding chloroplast envelope membrane protein → MAKKKAFISLLYLASIVFLPWWISLSFTFNKCLESWVNKWWNTRPSEIFLNDIQEKNILKKFIELKELSFFDEMIKEYPERQLQKFHVGVYKEMIQLIKMDNEDRIHTILHFSTNLISLLILSVYSILGNEELIFLNSCLQEFLYNLSDTIKVFSILLLTDLCIGFHSPHGWELMIGSIYKDFGFAHNEQIISGLVSTFPIILDTIFKYWIFHYLNRVSPSLVVIYHSMND, encoded by the coding sequence AtggcaaaaaaaaaagcatttaTTTCCCTTCTATATCTTGCATCTATAGTATTTTTGCCTTGGTGGATCTCTCTCTCATTTACATTTAATAAATGTCTAGAATCTTGGGTTAATAAGTGGTGGAATACTAGGCCCTCCGAAATTTTTTTGAATGATATTCAAGAAAAGAATATTCTCAAAAAATTCATAGAATTAAAAGAACTCTCCTTCTTCGACGAAATGATAAAGGAATACCCGGAAAGGCAGTTACAAAAGTTTCACGTCGGAGTCTACAAAGAAATGATCCAATTGATCAAGATGGACAATGAAGATCGTATCCATACGATTTTACATTTCTCAACAAATCTAATTTCTTTACTTATTCTAAGTGTTTATTCTATTCTAGGTAATGAAGAACTTATTTTTCTTAACTCTTGTCTTCAAGAATTCCTATATAATTTAAGTGACACAATAAAAGTTTTTTCTATTCTTTTATTAACTGATTTATGTATAGGATTCCATTCGCCCCATGGTTGGGAACTAATGATTGGCTCTATCTACAAAGATTTTGGATTTGCTCATAATGAACAAATTATATCCGGTCTTGTTTCTACTTTTCCAATTATTTTAGatacaatttttaaatattggaTCTTTCATTATTTAAATCGCGTATCTCCGTCACTTGTAGTGATTTATCATTCAATGAATGATTGA
- the LOC133035720 gene encoding uncharacterized protein LOC133035720 translates to MKRSIPEHLLSGLPDTTNAKEFFNAVEKLYDTGENAEAGHVMDEMTTIKYDELKGVRDFILKLVNVQSKLKDHNIPLPDSFIIHRALHALPASFSLIKTAYNTYNQTWTISDLISQCVAEESKLKREKNESANYVSHLKPNKEKGKFKNKNDGATKQNGNGKEHKNKQKNNNGKSKYSNVKCYFCEKLGHRRTDCHKFKTWLEKKQAQSGAKGSQEAK, encoded by the exons atgaaaagatccattcctgaacatctattgagtggtttgccagacactacaaatgccaaagagtttttcaatgctgtagaaaaattatacgacactggtgaaaacgctgaagctggacatgttatggatgaaatgacaaccattaagtatgatgaattaaaaggagtgcgagattttattctgaaattggtgaatgttcagtccaagttaaaagatcataatattcctcttcctgactctttcattattcatcgagctcttcatgctcttcctgcctctttcagcctaatcaagacagcctacaacacttacaatcaaacatggactatcagcgatctaatttctcagtgtgtagctgaagaaagcaagcttaaaagggagaagaatgaatctgctaactatgtttctcacctcaagcccaacaaagaaaaaggaaaattcaagaataaaaatgatggtgctactaaacagaatggtaatggtaaggagcataagaataaacagaagaataacaacggaaagtccaaatactctaatgtgaagtgttacttttgtgaaaaattggggcatcggagaacagactgtcacaaatttaagacttggttagaaaagaagcaagcacaatcag gggctaagggatctcaggaagccaagtga